In the genome of Mycobacterium kansasii ATCC 12478, one region contains:
- a CDS encoding AAA family ATPase — MALIDRRKLRHVPEAPTNPTADHRGAPVFDVADLYRGPISTGEEHAGEVALDEKLRQAYFWIVNQAIISPHYDIDYFHGAHQSFRFGDSQTQVDLPSGQSYSSFVLIPLLNFAVRRRCLLVGGPGRGKTASAVLMGVLAGYSVTEIRRGMQHGHPEMTVADLLGSPLPADLIKAASPQDIRIAWRAWLQMRVRIVDEYNRIPTRTQSALLTLMGDNYAEMFDQVLECPEAAWYLTANDDAGGGTYHVIEALRDRIDVVVAALNFNPRFLTHLLDRIEAGFRPDEVVPEQLVFSAAELDRLYAEVLAVEIPFEVRRRIEFFVSQFEFLDAAACTLEYKTKDTARLAGLDPHLLALDDTGRDRLADLGAQTHNGLSVRSLQTILVFAKALAYFRGTRIVAIEDVRHILPFVLVNRLAQDRDAPFFEVAGNAAYRADRVGWIRRLFELSCAQYDQQGLDADDPVVDLFAEFELGLDGITERQVRDRLVRIERTLSGWSTGRKLYGTVYDDIIALKYLHQRYTNYLAWLTHDPG, encoded by the coding sequence GTGGCCCTGATCGATCGGCGAAAGCTTCGCCATGTACCCGAGGCACCCACCAACCCCACGGCCGACCATCGCGGTGCTCCCGTCTTCGATGTCGCCGACCTCTACCGGGGTCCCATCAGTACGGGTGAGGAGCATGCCGGCGAGGTCGCGCTCGATGAAAAGCTGCGTCAGGCCTACTTCTGGATCGTCAACCAGGCGATCATCAGCCCGCATTACGACATCGACTACTTCCACGGCGCTCACCAAAGTTTCCGATTCGGCGACTCCCAAACCCAGGTCGATCTTCCCAGCGGCCAGTCCTACAGCAGCTTCGTCCTGATCCCCCTGCTCAACTTCGCGGTCCGGCGACGGTGCCTGCTCGTCGGCGGACCGGGCCGGGGCAAGACGGCCAGTGCGGTATTGATGGGCGTCTTGGCCGGCTACTCGGTTACCGAAATCCGCCGCGGGATGCAGCATGGTCATCCGGAGATGACGGTGGCAGACCTGCTGGGCAGCCCGCTGCCCGCCGACCTGATCAAAGCCGCCAGCCCGCAGGACATACGGATCGCCTGGCGGGCTTGGCTGCAGATGCGCGTCCGAATTGTCGACGAGTACAACCGGATTCCCACTCGCACCCAGTCGGCACTGCTGACGCTGATGGGCGACAACTACGCCGAGATGTTCGATCAGGTGCTGGAGTGTCCCGAGGCCGCCTGGTATCTGACCGCCAATGACGACGCCGGCGGCGGCACCTATCACGTGATCGAAGCGCTGCGCGATCGCATCGACGTGGTGGTGGCGGCGCTGAACTTCAACCCGCGCTTCCTCACCCATCTGCTCGACCGGATCGAGGCCGGCTTTCGTCCGGACGAAGTCGTACCCGAACAGCTGGTGTTCAGCGCCGCGGAGCTGGATCGGCTCTATGCGGAGGTCCTCGCCGTCGAGATTCCCTTCGAAGTGCGACGGCGGATCGAGTTCTTCGTCAGCCAATTCGAGTTCCTCGACGCCGCGGCCTGCACCCTGGAGTACAAGACAAAGGACACCGCACGGCTGGCCGGGCTCGATCCGCACCTGCTGGCCCTCGACGACACCGGCCGCGATCGCCTCGCCGACCTGGGCGCGCAAACCCATAACGGGCTGTCGGTGAGGTCGCTGCAGACCATTTTGGTATTTGCAAAAGCGTTGGCGTACTTCCGCGGAACTCGCATCGTCGCGATCGAGGACGTTCGGCACATACTGCCGTTCGTCCTGGTGAATCGGCTGGCCCAGGATCGCGACGCGCCGTTTTTCGAGGTGGCGGGCAACGCCGCCTACCGAGCCGACCGAGTCGGCTGGATCCGTCGGCTGTTCGAGCTGTCCTGCGCCCAATACGACCAGCAGGGACTCGACGCCGACGATCCGGTGGTCGATCTGTTCGCCGAGTTCGAGCTGGGCCTCGACGGCATCACCGAGCGCCAGGTGCGCGATCGACTGGTCCGCATCGAGCGCACATTGAGCGGCTGGTCGACCGGACGAAAGCTGTACGGCACCGTCTACGACGACATCATCGCGCTGAAGTACCTGCACCAGCGCTACACCAACTATCTCGCATGGCTGACCCATGACCCTGGTTGA
- a CDS encoding AMP-binding protein has translation MPRFTPMGSGVVPFEERHPLISATGRQTLDALLEAPDAPLWNHHCGDRLNREALDRVNAYATSVVLDPPRWRPDHRPPWLAGYLARARQVVPRYRQTDAASPAFTTERANLARGWWELVPDDADLDDLIWFPTSGSGHPAVVVPTHPVSVSCYYPLLLAAARWHGVTVQFRADRADWMTVVSQRHGGFIVPSWSSFLGCATAKVNLEDAGWPEPLARRRFLEHHDPQVITGDPVSLSQLAGLDVDLHPKVLISTALHLSAATRQRVAQRFGCPVVDLYSTTESGPVAASRPGRGMALLQPRLFVEVLDDAGMPCAPGALGQLALTGGMNPYLPLLRYRTGDSARLVWSGDQPVIEDLVGRTPVMLRRADGTQANSFDVTQLFQELPLRRWAVRQHADTSITVQRELEVGAADNADDRIVAALRRALGPVPVAVEPLTAPDKVTAFTTARPR, from the coding sequence ATGCCACGATTCACGCCCATGGGATCCGGCGTCGTTCCCTTCGAGGAACGCCATCCGCTCATTTCTGCCACCGGGCGGCAAACCCTTGATGCGCTGCTCGAAGCGCCCGACGCACCGTTGTGGAACCATCACTGCGGCGACCGCTTGAACCGCGAGGCGCTCGACCGAGTCAACGCCTACGCGACGTCCGTGGTCCTCGATCCCCCGCGCTGGCGTCCCGATCACCGACCGCCGTGGCTGGCCGGCTACCTTGCCCGCGCCCGGCAGGTCGTGCCGCGCTACCGCCAAACCGACGCCGCGTCACCGGCTTTCACCACCGAACGGGCGAACCTGGCCCGCGGCTGGTGGGAACTGGTTCCCGACGACGCCGACCTCGACGACCTCATCTGGTTCCCGACGTCGGGATCGGGACATCCGGCGGTCGTGGTGCCCACGCACCCGGTCTCGGTTTCCTGCTACTACCCCTTGCTGCTGGCGGCCGCCCGCTGGCATGGCGTCACCGTGCAGTTCCGGGCCGACCGCGCCGACTGGATGACCGTGGTGAGCCAGCGGCACGGCGGCTTCATCGTGCCGTCCTGGTCGTCATTTCTCGGCTGTGCGACCGCCAAGGTGAACCTCGAGGATGCGGGCTGGCCGGAGCCCCTGGCCCGACGGCGTTTCTTGGAGCACCACGATCCCCAGGTGATCACCGGCGACCCGGTCTCACTGAGTCAGCTCGCCGGGCTGGACGTGGACCTGCATCCCAAGGTGCTGATCTCCACCGCGTTACACCTCAGCGCCGCGACCAGGCAACGAGTTGCCCAGCGCTTCGGATGCCCGGTCGTCGACCTGTACTCCACCACCGAATCGGGCCCGGTCGCCGCCAGCCGTCCCGGACGCGGCATGGCCTTGCTGCAACCTCGGCTGTTCGTGGAGGTGCTCGACGATGCCGGCATGCCGTGTGCGCCAGGCGCTTTGGGGCAACTCGCCCTCACCGGCGGGATGAATCCGTACCTGCCGCTGCTGCGCTACCGCACCGGGGACAGCGCTCGGCTGGTGTGGTCGGGCGACCAGCCGGTCATCGAAGACTTGGTAGGCCGCACCCCGGTGATGTTGAGACGTGCGGACGGCACTCAAGCGAACTCGTTCGACGTCACCCAGCTATTCCAAGAGCTACCGCTGCGTCGCTGGGCGGTCCGTCAACACGCCGACACGTCGATCACCGTGCAACGGGAGCTGGAGGTCGGCGCTGCGGACAACGCCGACGACCGCATCGTTGCTGCCCTTCGGCGCGCGCTCGGCCCTGTCCCGGTAGCCGTCGAGCCGCTGACCGCACCCGACAAGGTCACTGCGTTCACCACCGCGAGGCCACGATGA